The following nucleotide sequence is from Chloroflexota bacterium.
AACTAAACCCTCAAAACCATCTTCAATCCCAACGACTTCCCAGCCATGTTCTAGCACTGCCGATTTTACAAAGGCTCGAATAACACCGTTTAAGCCTGGGGCATCGCCACCACTGGTTAAAATTGCAACTTTGCGAATGGCCATGGCACAACTCCTTAATATCTATATCTGCATGAAATCAAGCCCGATTAATTATGGCTATCCTAGCACTATCAGGTTGGCTCTGGCAAGGAATATTCATACGACCCATGGTTATGGTTTAGTTACCGATTTAATCAGTCGCATGACCGACTACGATCAACTTAATCAGGATTAGGCTAAAACCAATTCGTTTTATGGAGGCAAACCAATGCCATTTGGAATTCTAAATGTTGGCTACGATTCAACCAATTATTATCTGGTTGGCTCGACCTATGGTTTTTTGTTGGTCGATGCTGGCTGGCCAGGCACATGGGGCAAATTTATGGCCGTACTCAAACGACATGACGTGGATTTAGCGCAAATTCATTCCATGCTGATCACCCATTATCACCCCGATCACGCTGGTTTGGTACAAGAACTTAAATCCAAGGGCATTCAGCTGATTGTGGTTGAAGAACAACAACCAGCCATTCCCTTGCTCAAAAGTTTAATCAAGCCCGAACTGAACTATCAGCCGATT
It contains:
- a CDS encoding MBL fold metallo-hydrolase, encoding MPFGILNVGYDSTNYYLVGSTYGFLLVDAGWPGTWGKFMAVLKRHDVDLAQIHSMLITHYHPDHAGLVQELKSKGIQLIVVEEQQPAIPLLKSLIKPELNYQPITPEDTTVITTAQSREWLDSIAIAGEIIHTPGHSADSISLVLDQGIAFTGDLQPYAADAESQALVERSFQALRERGVEWLYPGHGPMRPLIYASQQVKLCPDDPS